GGGAATTTGAAGCAGACACTGTGGACCCTTGTGGAACACCCCCGGCCAAAGAAGCGGTCGATGGAGCGGTCCTCACACTATGCTGGAGATTCCCAGACCTATTGAGCACTAGGGTCGGGTCCATTgtttgctcaatgaattcctcAGCCAGCTCTCTATCTAAACCAGTGTAGGTTTTATCCAGGTCCGAATCCGTCGGTCCTAGattcttatttttcttcttcttcactctGCGGTACATCTGTTCCTCTGAAAAGGGCTCGTTAGGCGGAGGAACCCTCGAACTTCGCACCCGTGGATGCCTACGCGCAGCCTCCATTTTGGGATAAGGTTCTTGATCCCTGGCTCGCTTTCGTCGGGAGAAAGGCCGTCCTTCTAAGTAAGCCTCGTAGTCCTCGGGAGCACTACCGTAGAACCAAGTGTGTGGAGGAGGTTGGTGAGTGGGTGGAACACCCATTTGCGAATGAGATGAAGGTGCGTGAACAGGAACCAAAGCTGGCAGACTTCTTTGGGATAAGTTGGACCCCGGCGAATGGTATGACGGGGGTGGGGCGTAATAATAGTGGGTTGGAGGCGGTGCATACACCTCCAGAGGGGTGTAGTGAGCAAGCATAGCACTCTTCCGATCCGATGATCGCGGTGTAGAAGTGGTTCGACGCGGTCGAGCTTGGCCATGAGATGATGAACGATCTGGAGGCGGCTGATGATCTCTCGGTGAATGGCGGTGTATTCGATTGGAACCCTGACGTGAATGGTCAGACTGGACCATAACATACGGAGGAGGACTTTGGTTGTAAATTGGATAGGGATGAATTTTCCGATACGGAATTCCAGAGGACGCACTGTAGAAGACTTGGTTCTGATGATGACCCAACCACGACATAAGCCATTCATTACTAGCCTGAAGCGGATGGGCATTGGCCTCTCTGTGTTTGGACAAGACATACTCCTCATCGTAGCACTGGCAGATCTCCCGAAGACAAATGATAAAGCAAGGTAACGTGAAAAGAATTTCAAATACCCCCATCACAATCAGGAGAAGGTTAACCACCATTGCCTTCTCTCTGGCCGGAATGTTGACCTGACTCACAGGGATCAGATCACCCGTGTAATCATCCAAAATGAATCCCCCAGGATAGCCCGAATCTCGGGCCAAGCCCGTGGCCGCATAAATAGTGACTAGAACGTCCGTGATGATGGCCAGCACACacgaaatgaagaaaaagaacacgTACGGGCGGAACCCGTTCATTTTGGCCGTGAAGGTGCCCAGGACGCCTGATATGATCACCACGATCCCGCCCCAAACGCCCGAAGCCGTGCGACTGTAAGATGCCTTCATGTAGAGAGCCAAGGCCCCCAACACGACCAGACTACACCCGCATATCAGCTTCAGAATGGACAAGACATAAGTGGCTCGTTTGGGCAGGAACTTGTTCCGTCCTTCTGCCTGATTGTAGGACAGATCTTCTTTGGTGGAGTTCACTTTGGATCGAGGGGATCTTGGGTAGGGACGATTGTGCCCCATCACTGGCGTCATATTCATTGTCACACGTTTCTTCATAGCAACTCCCTCATTTGTACCTATTGTATGCATTGATTGCGATCGACTCCGAATCCTTTTCCTCCTCGCCCTCCCCCTCTCTGTTCTCTCCTTCCTCTAGACAAATGGATCATGAATGAGTGGCTAGTTGGTACGTGATGTAGGTGCTCTATCGTTTCTCTCCCGTTTCGAGATCTGGTTAGGAAACCCTAATGGTAATGGGGTTGGCGGGGATGGTGATCCTGGCGATGATGAAGCGGAAACTTTCACCCATTCCAGGTCTTCTCGCTTGGTCCTCCTCGTTAAGTCTGGGTGGCAaaattggttgttgttgtctttTGTAATGGTGGTTGGTCACTTCGTTCCATCACAAACACCACATAATAGTGGACATTGAACTCGCTTTGATCTCATGGAAAGCGATAGGAGCGAAATGCTTCGAGTTCAACACAATCAGATAATACACTTGGTTTCGAAGCCAACAACAAGAAGTAGCTGCCAGACGGTCAAAGGGCTTGATAAAAGGCCCATTCGCAAATTTATGATGACAACACACTCGATCTCTTCCGCGATTAATTGCCTTGTCGTAATATCTCAAGTTTTTGACCGCACCAAGTGTAGGTTCCTAGATACAGTTCACCTCGGAAACATGCTATCCCATGCCTGGTTAACTCACTACTGTCCCTGCAGTCCTCGGAGTTTGAATGGATTTTCGCGGAATCCCTTCGATGTGGTCGAGAGGGGCTGGAAAAGAAAGAGCGAGCGCCGGTTAGGCTTCATAATCAAGTTACGTTCGCTCTAAAACCAATGGGATGGTTTGCGAGAAGGAGAGGAAACCGGGCAATGTTTGGTGACTGCATACGACGTACTTCTCCAAGAAGAGGTGCTCATCAACCGCGAATATGAGTGTACGCACGTAGAGCGTGTAGTACACATACCTCCGAAACTTTTCGTTCAGAGCGAGGAATGATGAGTGGCATGTGCACTTcaatgcataaaaactagAGCTCTAGTGGGAGATGAGCACCATTATTGGAATTAAGAATTGATTTCCAAAAAGCTGGCTGCGAGATATTAATCCAACGGCTTTGATCCCATATATGCTGTGGTTGTAACCTAaaacttcttcaaatgataCCTTCTTCGCTCAATATTTAGCAGACTTAGATGAAGCTGTTACTCTTAGAATAGAAAGAAACGCTCTTAAAATGGTTAGTTTGCCTTTGGCTGATATATTCGATCCTGAATCGTCCGAGACCCGGTTGAACAAAATGTGCATTATGTCGTTTCTCTTTGTGCAGAACTCTGAGTTGAGATATAAGGGCATTTTTTCGACGCTGGTCATGGGTCGCACGATAGCCAGGGATTGACTTTAAGTCTTGGGTCATAAATTCATAATTCCACCTTGTACATCTTTGTAGGCTCGCGTGGTGCCAATTACGCGCCTAATGCCAATTTTTAGCGGCTATTTGAACGAGGAGAAACACAATGAACGGTCATCTCTCCTCAGATTCCCTCTAACCATCGTCGTGACCTCCAGATCTTGGCCAGTTATTCAACTTCATCAGCTTATGCCAATCGTGAAACTCATCCCCTTGAATATAATACAAAAATCCACTTAGCTCTGCTTCATGCTAACCCTGCCATTGGTCCATTAACTAACATGAAGATTGGCGCTTTGTCAGGAAGTCGGGGTGTGAATTTCGCCATTTTCCCACGTGGAGTAATATCCTGAAGAGGCGGAACACCGGACGGCATAAACGTGGCGTACCTTCGGATTCTCTCCTTGGCATAAGAGAGCTTCTGAGTACGTAGAAATGGTGATTCCTGAGCATCTGGGGAGATCGAAACGAACGGTTTTTCACGACGAAATCAAATCATGTTGGCTTTCATGGAACTAGTGCTCGCCAACTCGCTTGCTTGTTGCGACGACCATTGGATCTAGGCCGAACATATGTTTGATCCCTTTGTATGTAGCAGGCAACGAACGTGGTTTGTTGGTGACTGGAGTGATGATCACTAACATCAGGCTGTTTCTACGACATTTGCAACATCTTTGGTTGGACAACCTGCAACGCGTGCATCATGAAGGCAAATGTCTTGCTCAAAAAGTGTGCACGTCCAAATGACCATATGCGTACGTACGGGTGgaatcatctttttttcttacaattGAGGGCTTATTTGGAGAACACGGtagcaaattcaatttcaatcttaaTAGGAGAGTAGTTGTGATTACTTTGCATTTTATCTCCCGTAATTGAGTAACATTTTGAGAGAGCAACACATTCGGTTCCTATCAATGAAATCGAACACTTAGGAGAGTAAGTTCCAAAAGGATCAAGGTGCGAATTTCATGATAGCAAGGTAAAAACTTGTGGCATTGTTGGTTTTCAAGGAATAAAAACACTGGGATTGGATGAAGGACAAACACAGCATCGACATCCGAAAATAAGCGTAAAAATCTAACACTGGGCCGAAAGAGATGAGACATGTTTCTCgcaaaaaagaggaacaataactgaaaatcaaatttcggTCTATCACAATTTCAGTCGCTGTCAAATCTAGGGCTCATCATTTAGCGAGAAGAAAAAGTTCgaaattggaagaaatgtATCGATTTTCCGGAATAATCGGGGAAACAGATAAGGCTTTTGAGCGCACAAATACCAACTAAAAATCATAAATCACcaagaatttgatgaaaaggttCCTGGCATTAGCCATTCTGAATTTAAAACGaaaagccaaaattgaaaccaagtcagattgaaaacaaaaaaggtattttccTGTTTGATGTGCTACAAAGGGTACAAAAGCGAACTGAAAATATCAGGATTTCTTTTGGGTCTGGTAATAAATCAAACTCTTAATCATTTACTTCTCATAGagcagagaaagaaaaaagcaatTAATGTTAGAAGTGGGACTGAAAGTTTCCATATTGATAAGAATACTCTGTGAATAGAGATATATTATAAGTTttagaaattggcaaaattacCTATGTAAAAAGGAGGTGTAGAAGAGCTAAAATGGGGcttcaaaaagaccaaaaacaGCTGAAAGGCTCAAGTCGAGTCATTCTAGAACTGTTTGGTCAAGATATGAGAAGAAGAGAATGATCATCTTCTTTAGTACTAGCATTGTTCACCATGATCACCAGGACTGTCCAAATGATGCAAACGCTGTATTTTTCGCTCTTTTTAATCTTGTTGAATTATATGCATCACTGTGGTcgtattgcattttttttcatttttcatcatttccgCCCAAAAAAGACAAGTTTAAAGTtctgaaaaaatgagaaacaaacgtattttgaacatttcgtgccatttgctttttttgcttcatatGTTCTTTTTTCCTAGATGGCATGATTATCCTGCCTTTGGGACAGCACTGCCATTCAAATTACATCTCTTCAGTTTGCAAGAACAACGTGCTCCAAATACTCTTTTCAGAACATGGCCAAAGTATGTGGTGAAAGAGAACATAATTATGTTCCTCTGGTTTGCTTACCTGCTATCACAACATAATTGATGCATGACTGAAGTACTGAAGTGTCATGACGCAAACTGATTCTGTTAAAATTACACACAGTATGGAGAGATTATTAGCAATCTTGCACATTTTAACCCTTTTGGATTTGGCTACGTGGTGAATTGTGAATAAAAAAGGGGACTGCTATAAAAATTTAGTAGAGTGCTTATGGAGTAAatttttgaactctttttcgcatgatcttgaatttttgattcCCATGTCATTTTGtcgtttcattatttttgaaaagaaaaaaagtgatcTCGAAAgaattgcaatattttgcatttttcattgcattttctGCCTTCGCTGTCGCATttacaattgcattttttgccaaagttatttgcactttttggaCAGCCCTGATGATCATACAAATATCCAATCTAGCGGTATACCAAAAACCCATTACTTATCCTCAAAGTGtaatcctgatttttcttcaaaccacGGTTGCCTATAAACTCAAACCCACTTGATTATTGTCACGTCTTAAAGTCTTTTCTCGAGTAATGGTACATATGGTGATGTCAATTGTTTTTAGAAGTCTCAACTTTGGTGTTTACAAGGGTATTAATAAGATTGAAGCGTTaaagaatcaaaagaaaaaaaagattaagcAAATTAAGAGGATGCCAACCATATTTTATGAAATAAAGCTCTATAGctggtttgaaaatgtaaaagttgtttttggatttgtttccattttccgCATTTCTGTCTTTGGATAAAAACTGTAAATTACATAGTTGAAAATTtccggattttttttggtcatgGAAGCCCTAGGTAAATCGTTAACAAAAGGGCAAAGTTGATTAAGAGACAATGATGCAACCAATAAACTAATACATCCGAAAcatgctaaaaaaaaagatgtaacAAGGTACTAAGCCGACAAACACGAAAGTCAATCAGGGTCCTTTATTGGttgatttgctttcctctaatattcgtaaggaatacgtaggtgttgttgatccggtaggatctttcaagtcagacttggacaaatctttAACTAGAATCCCagatcaactctacattcaaggactaactaAAAATATCATATTCGTAAAGATGAACAGCtgaaaaaatggacgaaatgtaACCTTTTTTCATAGTATTGGcgattgcattccttgtagcggttagaaaagcctgtgaaaatccaaaccaatcATCAATTATAAGCTCGACCCAAGACGAATTgccaaatgatgaaaagaaaactatTATGTCTTGGAGCTAAAAAGAAGTTAAAATGTCCTCTAAGTCAAAAGATCAAGGAGATGTTCCGATTTGATAATTTATTTTGAACATAAATCACATTGAACACGTCTTAAAATCTTGTACCATTTAATCCACTAATCGAACCTCCGATAATGTCTTCCTTTTATGCTCTTGGTAGAGAGGATAACTGGCGATGAGGAACAAAATGGAACCTGAAAGCAGAAGGCAAGGACGAATGAACCAAATGATTCACAATCCAATCAGAAATGTTGTACAGTGCAAGATAAGTAGACTTACTGGCAGCAACCATTCCA
This DNA window, taken from Tigriopus californicus strain San Diego chromosome 9, Tcal_SD_v2.1, whole genome shotgun sequence, encodes the following:
- the LOC131886171 gene encoding uncharacterized protein LOC131886171, which encodes MHTIGTNEGVAMKKRVTMNMTPVMGHNRPYPRSPRSKVNSTKEDLSYNQAEGRNKFLPKRATYVLSILKLICGCSLVVLGALALYMKASYSRTASGVWGGIVVIISGVLGTFTAKMNGFRPYVFFFFISCVLAIITDVLVTIYAATGLARDSGYPGGFILDDYTGDLIPVSQVNIPAREKAMVVNLLLIVMGVFEILFTLPCFIICLREICQCYDEEYVLSKHREANAHPLQASNEWLMSWLGHHQNQVFYSASSGIPYRKIHPYPIYNQSPPPYVMVQSDHSRQGSNRIHRHSPRDHQPPPDRSSSHGQARPRRTTSTPRSSDRKSAMLAHYTPLEVYAPPPTHYYYAPPPSYHSPGSNLSQRSLPALVPVHAPSSHSQMGVPPTHQPPPHTWFYGSAPEDYEAYLEGRPFSRRKRARDQEPYPKMEAARRHPRVRSSRVPPPNEPFSEEQMYRRVKKKKNKNLGPTDSDLDKTYTGLDRELAEEFIEQTMDPTLVLNRSGNLQHSVRTAPSTASLAGGVPQGSTVSASNSQFNPRMSTFSANDSEEAW